The Gemmatimonadaceae bacterium DNA segment TGCCGACTCCCGATTCCACGTGGATGATTCGGAGGTCACCCGCGGCGGGTTATCTTTCACGATTGATACGGTGCGGGGCCTCAGGACCGCGCATCCAGACGCCGAGCTGTTCCTGCTGATGGGAGCAGACACGGCGGCGACCCTGCCACAATGGCGCGAGACCGAGGCATTGGCCTTGCTCGTGCAGGTGGCTGTAGCGGGACGCGGGGACGGACCGATGCCGAAGCCGGCGGGGTTCCGTGTCCAGCCGCTGCCGTCACGTCGCGTGGACATCTCCGCCACGGAGATCCGCGTACGAGTCGGGGCCGGGCGCAGCATCCGGGGCTTCGTGCCGGATGCCGTGGCCGACTACATCGCCGCCCACGGGCTGTACCGCACTACCACCGAGTGACGACAGAATGCTGAAGAAGCTTTTCGGGGCCGTGTTCGGGACCCGCCACGAGCGTGAACAGAAGCGCGTCCAGCCGATCGTGGACGAGATCAATTCCATCGGCGAGCGGCTGAAGGGGCTGCGCGACGAGGAGATCCAGGCGCAGACGGCCAAGTTCCGCGCGATGATCACCGAGCGGACGGCCGACGTGCAGGAGCGGATTGCCGAGCGCAAGCGCCAGAAGCACGAGGCGGCCGAGGCGGCCACGCGCGATGCCATCGACCTGGAGCTGGTGGGGCCGGACGGCCGCGGCGGCCTTGAGGGCGAGTACCGCGAGCTGCTGAGCGAGGTGCTGGACGAGTTGCTGCCCGAGGCCTTCGCGACGGTGCGCGAGGCGGCGCGTCGCCTGGTGGGCAGCACGGTCTCGGTGACGGGACACGACCTCACCTGGGATATGGTGCACTACGACGTGCAGCTCATCGGCGGCTACCAGCTGCACGTGGGGCGCATCGCCGAGATGGCGACGGGCGAAGGCAAGACGCTGGTGGCGACGTTGCCGCTGTACCTGAACGCGCTGCCGGGCCGCGGGGCGCACCTGGTGACGGTGAACTCGTACCTGGCGCGCCGTGACTCGCAGTGGATGGGCCACCTCTTCAAGTGGCTGGGCCTGACGGTCGGTTGTCTCGACGACACCGAGCCGGGCACGCCGCAGCGCGTCGCCGCCTACGGCTGCGACATCACCTACGGCACGAACAACGAGTTCGGCTTCGACTACCTGCGCGACAATATGGTGGTGGCACTGGACCAGCGCGTCCAGCGCGCGCACGTCTACGCCATCGTGGACGAAGTCGACTCGGTGCTGATCGACGAAGCGCGGACGCCGCTGATCATCTCCGGGCCGGTGGGCAACCAAGGCGACCAGGCCTACGCGCTGCACAACGCGGCCGTGTCGCGCCTGGTGCGCCGGCAGACGGAGCTGGCAAACGACCTCGTGGCCAAGGGCGAGAAGGCGCTGTCCGCCGGGGACCAGGACACGGCGGCGCTGTGCTTCTACAAGGCGCGGATGGGCAGCCCGAAGAACAAGCGCCTGCTGAAGGTGATGCAGGAGACGGGCGTCAAGCAGCTGATCCTCCAGCAGGAGCTGGCGCACCTGGCGGACCGCAAGCAGTCGGCGGCCAAGCAGCAGTTCCGCGACATCGAGGACGACCTGCTCTTCGTGCTCGACGAGAAGGGGCACGCGGTGCACCTCACCGACGCCGGCGTGGACTTCCTCTCGCCGTCGTCCCCGGACGAGTTCGTGCTGCCCGACATCTCCTCGGCGATGGGGCGCATCGACAAGGATGAGACGCTGGACGCCAAGGGCAAGCTCGAGGCGCGGCGGAACATCGAGACCGAGTACGCCGCCAAGAGCGAGAAGCTCAACATCATCCACCAGCTGCTCAAGGCGCACGCCCTCTACGAGAAGGACGTGAACTACGTCGTGCAGGACGGGCAGGTGCTGATCGTGGACGAGTTCACCGGCCGCACGATGCCGGGCCGCCGCTGGAGCGAGGGCCTGCACCAAGCGGTGGAGGCCAAGGAAGGCGTGCAGGTGAAGGGCGAGACGCAGACGCTCGCGACGATCACCATCCAGAACTACTTCCGCCTCTACGAGAAGCTGGCCGGTATGACGGGCACGGCGGAGACGGAGGAGGGCGAGTTCTTCCAGATCTACGGGCTGGAGGTCGCGGTCATCCCGACCAACCGGCCGATCGCGCGCGACGACCGGCAGGACCTCATCTACAAGACGCGGCGCGAGAAGTACAACGGCATCGTCGAGGAGACGCGGCGTCTGCACCAGCTCGGCTTCCCGGTGCTGGTGGGTACGGCCAGCGTGGAGGCCTCGGAGACGCTCTCGCGGATGTTCCAGCGCGCGGGCCTGCCGCACAACGTGCTCAACGCCAAGTTCCACCAGCGCGAGGCGGAGATCGTCTCGCTGGCGGGCCAGCCGGGCGCAATCACGATCGCGACGAACATGGCCGGCCGCGGCACGGACATCAAACTCGGCGAGGGCGTGCGCGCATCGCGTCCGTCGGTGGTGAAGGACCCGAACGGCCGCGACGTGGACGTGAGCGAACCGGGCGGTCTGCACATCATCGGCTCCGAGCGGCACGAGTCTCGGCGCATCGACCGCCAGCTGCGCGGGCGCGCCGGCCGCCAGGGCGACCCCGGTGCCTCGCAGTTCTTCCTCTCGCTGGAAGACGACCTGATGCGCCTGTTCGGGTCGGACCGCATCGCCCGGCTGATGGACGGCCTGGGGGCGCAGGAAGGCGAGGTGCTGACGCACCCGCTCATCACCCGCGCCATCGAGCAGGCCCAGAAGCGCGTGGAGCTGCAAAACTTCCAGCAGCGCAAGCGCCTGCTCGACTACGATGACGTGATGAACCAGCAGCGCGAGGTCATCTACTCGCTGCGCTCTTTTGCGCTCGAGGGCGGCGAAGAACTGAAGGGCGAGGCCGAACGGATGGTGACGACGGCCGTGGCACGGCGCATCGAGACCGGCCTGGCGGAGTACGAGACGCCGGAGGACTGGGACATCGAGCTGCTGCGGCAGGACCTGATGATGCAGTACCTGCTGCGGGTGCCGGGCTTCGAGGAAGACGGCCGTCGCGCCGCGACGTCGAAGGAGGCACAGGACGAAGGCGCCGCCGAGGCGCTGAAGGCCTTCCACGCCAAGGTCGAATCGCTCGGCGAGTTCGGCGGGCGCCTGCTCGCGCTAGTGATGCTCAGCGTGCTGGACGAGAAGTGGAAGGACCACCTCTACGACCTCGACCAGCTCCGCGCCGCGATCGGCTACCGCTCCTGGGGGCAGAAGGATCCGCTGGTGGAGTACAAGGCGGACGCGTTCTCGATGTTCGAGGACCTGATGCGCGACGTCCAGCACACCTTCGCGGAGCGTTTCCTGAAGGTGCAACTGGTGTTCGAGCCGCCGCCGCAGCCGCTGCCGCCGGTGATCACGTCGACGTCGGGGCCGTCGGAGTCGGCGCCGTCAGCGGCGGCGGATCCGTTCGGGGTGCCGCAGGCACCGCAGGCGGCGCCTGCTCCGGCGGCGAAGCGGGAGTCGGAGTATGCGAACGTGGGGAGGAATGATCCGTGTCCGTGTGGGAGTGGGAAGAAGTTTAAGAAGTGTCACGGGGCGTGAGAGAGGGAGAGGGGAGGGGGAGAGGTGGGTGAGGGCGGGGAGATGGGAGATGGGAGATGGTTGGGAGAGGGGAGATGGTTGGGAGATGGGAGATGGGTGGGAGAGGGGACAGGGTTGGGAGATGGACGCGGGGAGAGGGGAGGCGTGATTGCGCGCTTCTCCTCTTCTGCGTCTTGAGTGCGCGGTGCGCGTATCGGCAAGAAATCGGTGATGGGCTGTGTGGCGGGGCAGATATTCTCGCGGGATGACTTCCGTCCTCGACTTGCCTCCGCAGGACCGGCCGCGGGAGCGGCTGCGCGCGCTTGGATCGCAGGCGCTCACCACCTCTGAACTCCTTGCCC contains these protein-coding regions:
- the nadD gene encoding nicotinate-nucleotide adenylyltransferase, which gives rise to MATRIGILGGTFDPPHIGHLLLALDAVEALGLDQLVFVPAARQPLKQGVPMTAAEHRLAMVRLLAAADSRFHVDDSEVTRGGLSFTIDTVRGLRTAHPDAELFLLMGADTAATLPQWRETEALALLVQVAVAGRGDGPMPKPAGFRVQPLPSRRVDISATEIRVRVGAGRSIRGFVPDAVADYIAAHGLYRTTTE
- the secA gene encoding preprotein translocase subunit SecA yields the protein MLKKLFGAVFGTRHEREQKRVQPIVDEINSIGERLKGLRDEEIQAQTAKFRAMITERTADVQERIAERKRQKHEAAEAATRDAIDLELVGPDGRGGLEGEYRELLSEVLDELLPEAFATVREAARRLVGSTVSVTGHDLTWDMVHYDVQLIGGYQLHVGRIAEMATGEGKTLVATLPLYLNALPGRGAHLVTVNSYLARRDSQWMGHLFKWLGLTVGCLDDTEPGTPQRVAAYGCDITYGTNNEFGFDYLRDNMVVALDQRVQRAHVYAIVDEVDSVLIDEARTPLIISGPVGNQGDQAYALHNAAVSRLVRRQTELANDLVAKGEKALSAGDQDTAALCFYKARMGSPKNKRLLKVMQETGVKQLILQQELAHLADRKQSAAKQQFRDIEDDLLFVLDEKGHAVHLTDAGVDFLSPSSPDEFVLPDISSAMGRIDKDETLDAKGKLEARRNIETEYAAKSEKLNIIHQLLKAHALYEKDVNYVVQDGQVLIVDEFTGRTMPGRRWSEGLHQAVEAKEGVQVKGETQTLATITIQNYFRLYEKLAGMTGTAETEEGEFFQIYGLEVAVIPTNRPIARDDRQDLIYKTRREKYNGIVEETRRLHQLGFPVLVGTASVEASETLSRMFQRAGLPHNVLNAKFHQREAEIVSLAGQPGAITIATNMAGRGTDIKLGEGVRASRPSVVKDPNGRDVDVSEPGGLHIIGSERHESRRIDRQLRGRAGRQGDPGASQFFLSLEDDLMRLFGSDRIARLMDGLGAQEGEVLTHPLITRAIEQAQKRVELQNFQQRKRLLDYDDVMNQQREVIYSLRSFALEGGEELKGEAERMVTTAVARRIETGLAEYETPEDWDIELLRQDLMMQYLLRVPGFEEDGRRAATSKEAQDEGAAEALKAFHAKVESLGEFGGRLLALVMLSVLDEKWKDHLYDLDQLRAAIGYRSWGQKDPLVEYKADAFSMFEDLMRDVQHTFAERFLKVQLVFEPPPQPLPPVITSTSGPSESAPSAAADPFGVPQAPQAAPAPAAKRESEYANVGRNDPCPCGSGKKFKKCHGA